Proteins found in one Leguminivora glycinivorella isolate SPB_JAAS2020 chromosome 4, LegGlyc_1.1, whole genome shotgun sequence genomic segment:
- the LOC125225375 gene encoding calphotin-like isoform X2 — translation MKFLLIVASVVAVAVAGPTRALVTPGGGSAPIVDAPISVGPALIESPISVGPALVESPIVESPVVVDTPIVESPVVVDTPIVESPVFAELPIIVDAPVVVDAPIIAESPVFAELPIVVESPIVDASPAVVAPIVDAETVASATAPLVQIILNINNVAAESPAVIVPESPAIVPSPVIVEESPVVAELPIVVDAPIVAPEPVQIVDAPIQAPIIVPAPVVIEPQPIELPTPVLPAPVEVAPVITLPDILN, via the exons ATGAAATTCCTGCTGATCGTCGCTTCCGTCGTCGCCGTGGCCGTCGCTGGCCCGACCCGCGCTCTGGTCACCCCCGGTGGTGGCTCCGCGCCCATCGTCGATGCTCCCATCTCCGTTGGACCCGCCCTGATTGAGAGCCCCAT CTCCGTTGGACCCGCCCTGGTTGAGAGCCCCATCGTTGAGAGCCCCGTCGTCGTCGACACCCCCATCGTTGAGAGCCCCGTGGTTGTCGACACCCCCATCGTTGAGAGCCCCGTGTTCGCTGAGCTCCCCATCATTGTGGATGCCCCCGTCGTCGTCGATGCCCCGATCATCGCTGAGAGCCCCGTCTTCGCTGAGCTCCCCATTGTTGTCGAATCTCCCATCGTGGACGCCAGCCCCGCTGTTGTTGCTCCCATCGTCGATGCTGAGACTGTCGCCTCCGCCACCGCTCCTCTGGTCCAGATCATCCTGAACATCAACAATGTCGCCGCCGAGAGCCCCGCCGTCATCGTGCCCGAGTCCCCCGCCATCGTGCCCTCTCCCGTCATCGTCGAGGAGTCTCCCGTCGTCGCTGAGCTCCCCATCGTGGTCGACGCTCCCATCGTGGCCCCTGAGCCCGTCCAGATCGTGGACGCCCCCATCCAGGCCCCCATCATCGTGCCCGCCCCCGTCGTGATCGAGCCCCAGCCCATCGAGCTGCCCACCCCCGTGCTCCCCGCTCCCGTCGAGGTCGCCCCGGTGATCACTCTCCCCGACATCCTTAACTAA
- the LOC125225375 gene encoding calphotin-like isoform X1 — MKFLLIVASVVAVAVAGPTRALVTPGGGSAPIVDAPISVGPALIESPISVGPALIESPISVGPALIESPISVGPALIESPISAGPALIESPISVGPALVESPIVESPVVVDTPIVESPVVVDTPIVESPVFAELPIIVDAPVVVDAPIIAESPVFAELPIVVESPIVDASPAVVAPIVDAETVASATAPLVQIILNINNVAAESPAVIVPESPAIVPSPVIVEESPVVAELPIVVDAPIVAPEPVQIVDAPIQAPIIVPAPVVIEPQPIELPTPVLPAPVEVAPVITLPDILN, encoded by the coding sequence ATGAAATTCCTGCTGATCGTCGCTTCCGTCGTCGCCGTGGCCGTCGCTGGCCCGACCCGCGCTCTGGTCACCCCCGGTGGTGGCTCCGCGCCCATCGTCGATGCTCCCATCTCCGTTGGACCCGCCCTGATTGAGAGCCCCATCTCCGTTGGACCCGCCCTGATTGAGAGCCCCATCTCCGTTGGACCCGCCCTGATTGAGAGCCCCATCTCCGTTGGACCCGCCCTGATTGAGAGCCCCATCTCCGCTGGACCCGCCCTGATTGAGAGCCCCATCTCCGTTGGACCCGCCCTGGTTGAGAGCCCCATCGTTGAGAGCCCCGTCGTCGTCGACACCCCCATCGTTGAGAGCCCCGTGGTTGTCGACACCCCCATCGTTGAGAGCCCCGTGTTCGCTGAGCTCCCCATCATTGTGGATGCCCCCGTCGTCGTCGATGCCCCGATCATCGCTGAGAGCCCCGTCTTCGCTGAGCTCCCCATTGTTGTCGAATCTCCCATCGTGGACGCCAGCCCCGCTGTTGTTGCTCCCATCGTCGATGCTGAGACTGTCGCCTCCGCCACCGCTCCTCTGGTCCAGATCATCCTGAACATCAACAATGTCGCCGCCGAGAGCCCCGCCGTCATCGTGCCCGAGTCCCCCGCCATCGTGCCCTCTCCCGTCATCGTCGAGGAGTCTCCCGTCGTCGCTGAGCTCCCCATCGTGGTCGACGCTCCCATCGTGGCCCCTGAGCCCGTCCAGATCGTGGACGCCCCCATCCAGGCCCCCATCATCGTGCCCGCCCCCGTCGTGATCGAGCCCCAGCCCATCGAGCTGCCCACCCCCGTGCTCCCCGCTCCCGTCGAGGTCGCCCCGGTGATCACTCTCCCCGACATCCTTAACTAA